From the genome of Rhodothermales bacterium, one region includes:
- a CDS encoding DUF6702 family protein, whose product MKHRFIPLLLTLLAGGILIAAGLPESRHEFHVSYARLAIEGRTGMMQIRLFKDDLESGLRQRFDRPDLTLRADPEMDSLFSLYLNEKLVLSMGDAVVKGALVSSGEEMQNGIPVWWYTIMYEAPADFSTMHIQHDVLLEMFEDQKNVFRVKHFPSEQEWSLYFVAGDSDYDLSLG is encoded by the coding sequence ATGAAGCACCGCTTCATCCCCCTCCTGCTGACCCTGCTCGCCGGCGGCATCCTGATTGCCGCCGGCCTGCCGGAGTCGCGCCACGAATTCCACGTGTCCTATGCCCGCCTCGCCATCGAAGGCCGGACGGGCATGATGCAGATTCGCCTGTTCAAGGACGACCTGGAATCGGGGCTGCGCCAGCGATTCGACCGCCCGGACCTCACCCTCCGCGCGGACCCGGAAATGGATTCGCTCTTCAGCCTGTACCTGAACGAAAAACTGGTGCTGAGCATGGGCGACGCCGTCGTGAAGGGCGCGCTGGTGTCGAGCGGTGAGGAAATGCAAAACGGCATCCCGGTCTGGTGGTACACGATCATGTACGAAGCGCCGGCGGACTTCTCGACGATGCACATCCAGCATGACGTCTTGCTGGAGATGTTCGAGGATCAGAAAAACGTCTTCCGCGTCAAGCATTTTCCAAGCGAACAGGAATGGTCGCTTTACTTTGTCGCGGGCGACTCGGATTATGATCTTTCGCTCGGCTAA
- a CDS encoding GAF domain-containing sensor histidine kinase encodes MPAPQGPPPSLRANALDPKALEAQLLTERKKLVLVQEVGRALSSGIDLEALLELIMENITLLMEADRSTLYILSDDRTSLWSRLAQGDEAMKIQLKVGEGIAGWVVATGETLNIPDAYNDARFQPAFDKKTGYRTQTILCMPMHNHEGDTIGAVQVLNKRDGTFDAGDESLLGALASQAAIAIENTKLNESLVNKNIALSRAQRELEQRSREINVLYAIEREMHAAHDLDELLDRILKEAIAAVGAEAGSVALRSRTQGDLRFHTTAGEHEDRVIRQRIPMGVGIIGWVAARGEPALVNDPENDDRVAHAFADEVGARPRNLLCVPLILGDETVGALELMDKKEPTTREDGACKGFDEDDQRLLQLIAGQASRSIQLARAKMDRENENRLATIGQMMAGVMHDLKTPMTIVSWYAELMVELEASEKRREYTELIKRQFDLMNGMTREVLAFARGESRLLIRKVFLARFLDEVTSHLRHELAGKGIEITIEANYNGIAYFDEHKIMRVIHNLARNAAEAMPAGGRFCIRTNADEKHIHVELCDNGPGIPESILSRLFTPFATAGKKGGTGLGLAIVKKIVDDHEGVITCTSTPSEGTRFLIRLPRREDPQAG; translated from the coding sequence ATGCCTGCACCACAGGGTCCGCCACCCAGCCTACGCGCCAACGCCCTCGATCCGAAGGCGCTTGAAGCCCAGCTGCTGACCGAGCGGAAAAAGCTGGTGCTCGTGCAGGAAGTGGGACGCGCCCTGTCTTCCGGCATCGACCTGGAAGCGCTCCTCGAACTCATCATGGAGAACATCACGCTCCTGATGGAAGCCGATCGGAGCACGCTCTATATCCTCTCCGACGACCGCACGTCCCTCTGGTCGCGGCTGGCCCAGGGCGATGAGGCGATGAAAATCCAGCTGAAGGTGGGCGAAGGCATCGCCGGCTGGGTGGTGGCTACCGGCGAGACGCTCAACATCCCGGATGCGTACAACGACGCGCGGTTTCAGCCGGCCTTCGACAAAAAGACGGGGTATCGGACGCAGACCATCCTCTGCATGCCGATGCACAACCACGAGGGCGATACGATCGGCGCCGTCCAGGTGCTCAACAAGCGCGACGGCACGTTCGACGCCGGCGACGAATCCCTCCTCGGCGCGCTGGCCAGCCAGGCCGCCATCGCCATCGAGAACACGAAGCTCAACGAGTCGCTCGTCAACAAGAACATCGCCCTCTCGCGCGCGCAGCGCGAACTGGAACAGCGAAGCCGCGAAATCAACGTGCTCTATGCGATCGAACGCGAGATGCACGCCGCGCACGACCTCGACGAACTGCTCGACCGCATCCTGAAGGAAGCCATCGCCGCCGTGGGCGCCGAGGCCGGCTCCGTCGCCCTCCGCTCCCGCACCCAGGGCGACCTCCGTTTCCACACGACGGCCGGCGAGCATGAGGACCGCGTCATCCGGCAACGCATCCCGATGGGCGTGGGCATCATCGGATGGGTGGCGGCGCGCGGCGAACCGGCCCTCGTCAACGACCCCGAAAACGACGACCGGGTGGCGCACGCGTTTGCCGATGAAGTCGGCGCCCGCCCCCGCAACCTCCTCTGCGTCCCGCTCATCCTGGGGGACGAGACGGTCGGGGCCCTGGAGCTGATGGACAAGAAGGAGCCTACGACCCGCGAGGACGGCGCGTGCAAGGGGTTCGACGAGGACGACCAGAGGCTGCTGCAGCTCATCGCCGGCCAGGCCTCCCGCTCGATCCAGCTCGCGCGCGCTAAAATGGACCGGGAAAACGAAAACCGGCTCGCCACCATCGGGCAGATGATGGCCGGCGTCATGCACGATCTGAAGACGCCCATGACTATCGTGTCGTGGTACGCCGAACTGATGGTCGAACTCGAGGCGTCGGAAAAACGGCGCGAATACACCGAGCTGATCAAACGGCAGTTCGACCTCATGAACGGCATGACCCGCGAGGTGCTGGCCTTCGCCCGGGGCGAAAGCCGGCTGCTGATCCGCAAGGTTTTCCTCGCCCGGTTTCTGGACGAGGTCACCTCGCACCTGCGCCACGAACTGGCCGGCAAGGGGATCGAGATCACGATCGAGGCGAATTACAACGGCATCGCCTATTTCGACGAGCACAAGATCATGCGCGTCATCCACAACCTCGCCCGCAACGCCGCCGAGGCCATGCCGGCCGGCGGTCGCTTCTGCATCCGCACCAACGCCGACGAAAAGCACATCCATGTGGAGCTCTGCGACAACGGACCCGGCATACCGGAAAGTATCCTGAGCCGGCTGTTCACCCCCTTCGCCACCGCCGGCAAAAAGGGCGGGACCGGGCTCGGCCTCGCCATCGTCAAAAAGATCGTCGACGACCACGAAGGCGTCATCACCTGCACGTCAACACCCAGCGAAGGCACCCGCTTCCTCATCCGCCTCCCCCGCCGTGAAGACCCGCAAGCGGGATGA
- a CDS encoding FAD-dependent oxidoreductase, whose product MASVGTSDHPLRVAIVGAGPAGFYAAAHLLKQPDLAVEVDLFDRLPTPFGLVRGGVAPDHQKIKSVTRQYDKTAQDPRFRFFGNVSLGQDVTVEDLRTYYHMICYTTGTQTDRSLGIPGEDLAGSHSATAFVAWYNGHPDFRDLTFDLSRERVAVVGVGNVAVDVARILCRTPAELEQTDIADYALEALRHSKVREVVMLGRRGPAQAAFTNPEVKELGEMEDADAYTLLDEVTLDPLSKAELEKNPDRTIERKIEILQELAADRPHTKSKKLVIRFLVSPTEILGDEHGHVRAIRLEKNELYEDNRGGVRPRGTGEIEEMPVGLVFRSVGYKGLPLPGIPFNEKAGLINNVSGRVVDTAGKPVIGEYTAGWIKRGPSGVIGTNKACAVDTVELMLADAAAGTCLAPAHPTAAEAEAFVRSRQPNVFTYADWLRLDALESEKGQALGRPRVKFTDIDAMVAAVLR is encoded by the coding sequence ATGGCATCCGTAGGTACTTCCGATCACCCCCTGCGCGTCGCGATCGTCGGCGCCGGCCCCGCCGGCTTTTACGCCGCGGCGCACCTCCTCAAGCAGCCTGACCTCGCCGTCGAAGTGGATTTGTTCGACCGGCTGCCGACCCCGTTCGGCCTCGTGCGCGGAGGTGTCGCCCCCGATCACCAGAAGATCAAGTCCGTCACCCGTCAGTACGACAAGACGGCGCAGGACCCGCGTTTCCGGTTCTTCGGCAACGTGTCCCTCGGTCAGGATGTGACCGTGGAAGACCTCCGGACGTACTACCACATGATCTGCTACACGACGGGCACCCAGACCGACCGCAGCCTCGGCATCCCCGGCGAAGACCTCGCCGGCAGCCATTCGGCCACGGCGTTCGTCGCCTGGTACAACGGGCACCCCGATTTTCGCGACCTGACGTTCGACCTCTCCCGGGAGCGCGTCGCCGTGGTCGGGGTGGGCAACGTGGCCGTCGATGTCGCGCGCATCTTGTGCCGCACGCCGGCCGAGCTTGAGCAGACGGATATCGCCGACTACGCGCTGGAGGCGCTCCGCCACAGCAAGGTCCGGGAAGTGGTCATGCTGGGCCGGCGCGGGCCGGCGCAGGCGGCCTTCACCAATCCGGAGGTCAAGGAGCTGGGCGAGATGGAGGATGCGGACGCGTACACGCTGCTCGACGAGGTGACGCTCGACCCGCTCAGCAAGGCCGAGCTCGAAAAGAACCCCGACCGCACGATCGAGCGGAAGATCGAAATCCTCCAGGAGCTGGCCGCGGATCGGCCGCATACCAAATCGAAAAAACTCGTCATCCGATTCCTGGTGTCGCCCACGGAGATCCTGGGGGACGAACACGGGCATGTCCGCGCGATCCGGCTGGAGAAAAACGAACTGTACGAAGACAACCGGGGCGGCGTCCGCCCCCGGGGCACCGGGGAGATCGAGGAGATGCCGGTCGGTCTCGTATTCCGCTCCGTCGGCTACAAAGGCTTGCCGCTCCCGGGCATCCCGTTCAACGAGAAGGCCGGCCTGATCAACAATGTCAGCGGCCGCGTGGTCGATACGGCCGGGAAGCCGGTGATCGGCGAATACACCGCCGGCTGGATCAAGCGCGGTCCGAGCGGGGTGATCGGCACGAACAAGGCCTGCGCCGTGGACACCGTCGAGCTCATGCTTGCCGACGCGGCCGCCGGCACCTGCCTCGCGCCGGCGCACCCCACCGCCGCCGAAGCCGAAGCCTTTGTCCGCAGCCGGCAGCCCAACGTGTTCACCTACGCCGACTGGCTGAGGCTCGACGCCCTCGAATCCGAAAAAGGGCAGGCGCTGGGCCGTCCGCGCGTCAAGTTCACGGATATCGACGCCATGGTGGCCGCCGTCCTGCGCTGA
- a CDS encoding sulfatase produces the protein MPRYAVFVLLAAFIGCESTPPETSAAPPPGTPNILWLVGENMKLDLGIYGAGQVYTPHLDSLARQGIRYTRVFATSPVCAPSRSAFMTGMYQTTTDTHNMRSHRSDDYRLPDGVRPMTHRLQDAGYFTANIKYIDSLEVGTAKLDLNFVNEGPIYQSDDWSALSAHQPFFAQINMPESEYDIYDRQSWRHERVKWYGEDQHPKIATPENVTPPPYYPDHPVVREEWARYLNSISGMDVRIGWILDRLRRDGLADNTIIVFFGDNGRMEPRGIHWMWDTGLHVPMIVYYPPGMEAPPQFTRGGVIEDVVSLLDVTATTLWMAGVEKPLNMQSRVFLGEHPDPPRAFAFSARDRIDETVNRIRSVRESRYHYIRNYMPEMGFASLNRYKEKCFIIQPLMREMLAAGTLTGPPLELMQPLPYEQLYDTEADPHEIVNLAGSNDPAHRDALLRLRAALDTWIQETGDRGEWPEPDSIVAPFEQEMHDWFGTPAWYRPASTR, from the coding sequence ATGCCCCGTTATGCCGTCTTCGTCCTCCTCGCCGCCTTCATCGGTTGCGAGTCCACCCCTCCCGAAACGAGCGCCGCGCCCCCTCCCGGGACGCCCAACATCCTGTGGCTGGTCGGCGAAAACATGAAGCTCGACCTCGGCATCTATGGCGCCGGCCAGGTCTATACCCCGCATCTCGACTCGCTGGCCCGCCAGGGCATCCGCTACACCCGCGTGTTCGCCACGTCGCCCGTGTGCGCGCCGAGCCGCTCCGCGTTTATGACGGGGATGTACCAGACAACGACCGACACCCACAACATGCGTTCGCACCGGTCGGACGACTACCGGCTTCCCGATGGCGTCCGCCCGATGACGCATCGCCTCCAGGACGCCGGCTACTTCACCGCGAACATCAAGTACATCGATAGCCTGGAAGTAGGAACCGCCAAGCTGGACCTGAACTTCGTCAACGAAGGCCCCATCTATCAGTCGGACGACTGGTCGGCGTTATCCGCCCACCAACCGTTCTTCGCGCAAATCAACATGCCGGAGAGCGAATACGACATCTACGATCGCCAGTCCTGGCGGCACGAACGCGTGAAATGGTACGGGGAGGATCAGCACCCGAAAATCGCCACGCCCGAGAACGTGACGCCGCCCCCGTATTATCCCGATCACCCGGTGGTACGCGAGGAATGGGCGCGCTACCTGAATTCGATTTCCGGGATGGATGTGCGCATCGGCTGGATCCTCGACCGTCTGCGGCGCGACGGCCTGGCCGACAATACGATCATCGTCTTCTTCGGAGACAACGGACGCATGGAGCCCCGCGGCATCCACTGGATGTGGGATACGGGATTGCACGTCCCGATGATCGTCTACTATCCGCCGGGTATGGAGGCCCCGCCGCAATTCACGCGAGGGGGCGTGATCGAGGATGTCGTGAGTCTGCTCGATGTGACCGCGACGACGCTCTGGATGGCCGGCGTCGAAAAACCGCTGAACATGCAGAGCCGCGTCTTCCTCGGGGAGCACCCCGATCCGCCCCGCGCGTTTGCCTTCAGCGCCCGCGACCGGATCGACGAGACGGTGAACCGCATCCGGTCCGTCCGCGAATCCCGCTATCACTACATCCGCAACTACATGCCCGAGATGGGGTTCGCGTCGCTGAACCGGTACAAGGAGAAGTGTTTCATCATCCAGCCGCTCATGCGCGAGATGCTCGCCGCCGGCACCCTGACCGGGCCTCCCCTGGAGCTGATGCAACCATTGCCCTACGAACAGCTCTACGACACGGAAGCCGATCCGCACGAGATCGTGAACCTTGCCGGCTCCAACGACCCGGCGCACCGCGACGCGCTCCTGCGGCTACGCGCGGCGCTCGATACGTGGATACAGGAAACCGGTGACCGTGGCGAATGGCCCGAGCCGGACTCGATCGTGGCGCCCTTCGAACAGGAGATGCACGACTGGTTCGGTACGCCGGCCTGGTATCGGCCGGCGTCTACGCGTTAA
- a CDS encoding DEAD/DEAH box helicase encodes MQQLSIPYLVAGRDLIVQSRTGSGKTGAFLLPLFERLDPEKATTQALLLCPTRELARQIHEEFESMQQAFVDDEHRLEAALVYGGVRYKTQNASLKGGAQVVIGTPGRILDHLERRTFTLDELQVLVLDEADEMLSMGFYPAMKALRRYLPRSRNSYMFSATMPPKVRSLAEEFLNDPGFLSLSSGHVGVDAIEHRYYIANPMEKDRVLVRIMEMENPDSAIIFANTKRDVEYLSKFLRNFGYDASEISGDLDQRARERVMDRIRNGELRYLVATDVAARGIDISDLSHVFMYDVPQDPEYYIHRSGRTARAGKTGTAIVILTQTDKNSLLRITKKYGIDTQQHAVPSTEDVEARVADRMTNVLEERMREKTVRAKEHLNRFVSLVEALAQEKPTLLSILVDDLYLAHSLGRLAEPEDAPEELVETDQEAMRERLEAHLRGKTNLTRVRGERFIPLVQQLAGEEPELLAMLVDELDLEQGPFVYREPVPEPPRRESTEEEWSSSGRKSSRSGGRSGGGRSSSGGRRQGGRR; translated from the coding sequence GTGCAGCAGCTCTCCATCCCGTATCTCGTGGCCGGACGCGATCTGATCGTCCAGTCCAGAACGGGCAGCGGCAAGACCGGCGCCTTCCTGCTGCCGCTCTTCGAGCGACTCGACCCGGAAAAGGCGACGACCCAGGCCCTCCTGCTCTGCCCGACGCGCGAACTCGCGCGGCAGATCCACGAGGAGTTTGAAAGCATGCAGCAGGCGTTTGTCGATGATGAGCATCGCCTCGAGGCCGCGCTCGTATACGGCGGCGTCCGCTACAAGACGCAGAATGCCTCGCTCAAAGGCGGGGCGCAGGTTGTCATCGGGACGCCGGGTCGTATCCTCGACCATCTCGAGCGCCGCACCTTCACGCTCGACGAACTCCAGGTGCTCGTCCTCGACGAGGCCGACGAGATGTTGTCGATGGGCTTTTACCCGGCCATGAAGGCGCTCCGCCGCTACCTGCCCCGTTCGCGCAACTCCTACATGTTCAGCGCCACGATGCCGCCGAAGGTGCGCTCGCTGGCCGAAGAGTTTCTGAACGATCCGGGTTTTCTGTCGCTCAGCTCCGGCCATGTCGGCGTCGATGCCATCGAGCACCGCTACTACATCGCCAATCCGATGGAGAAGGATCGGGTGCTGGTGCGCATCATGGAAATGGAGAATCCGGACTCGGCCATCATCTTCGCCAACACGAAGCGCGATGTCGAGTATCTGTCCAAGTTCCTGCGCAACTTTGGCTACGATGCCAGCGAGATCTCGGGCGATCTCGACCAGCGGGCACGTGAGCGGGTGATGGATCGCATCCGCAACGGCGAGTTGCGCTATCTCGTCGCCACGGATGTGGCCGCGCGCGGTATCGACATTTCGGATCTGAGCCACGTGTTCATGTACGACGTGCCGCAGGACCCCGAGTACTACATCCATCGCTCCGGACGTACGGCCCGCGCCGGCAAAACCGGAACGGCCATCGTGATCCTGACGCAGACTGACAAAAACAGCCTGCTGCGCATCACGAAGAAATACGGGATCGATACCCAGCAGCACGCGGTACCGAGCACCGAAGACGTGGAAGCGCGCGTCGCCGACCGGATGACCAACGTTCTGGAAGAACGGATGCGCGAAAAGACGGTCCGCGCAAAGGAGCACCTCAACCGGTTCGTGTCGCTCGTCGAGGCCCTGGCGCAGGAGAAGCCGACGCTGCTCAGCATTCTGGTGGATGACCTCTACCTCGCCCACTCGCTGGGCCGGCTCGCCGAACCCGAGGATGCCCCGGAAGAGCTTGTCGAGACCGATCAGGAGGCCATGCGGGAGCGCCTGGAGGCGCATCTGCGCGGGAAGACGAACCTTACCCGCGTGCGCGGCGAGCGGTTTATTCCGCTCGTCCAGCAGCTCGCCGGCGAAGAACCGGAGCTGCTGGCCATGCTCGTCGATGAACTCGACCTGGAGCAGGGCCCGTTTGTCTATCGCGAGCCCGTCCCTGAACCGCCGCGCCGTGAAAGCACGGAAGAAGAGTGGTCCAGCAGCGGCCGCAAGTCGTCACGCTCGGGCGGGCGGTCCGGAGGGGGGCGTTCGAGCAGCGGAGGGCGCCGTCAGGGGGGACGCCGTTAA
- the fabG gene encoding 3-oxoacyl-[acyl-carrier-protein] reductase, with amino-acid sequence MSFDFKGKHVLVTGGTRGIGRSIAEAFADAGARVAFTFRSSVEQAEAFRKELEQKGTEALAFQVDAASFDDAQKTVEAIIEAWGSIDVVVNNAGITRDGLMIRMSEEDWDAVIETNLKSVFNYAKAAYRPMMKQRAGKIVNISSVVGVMGNAGQANYAASKAGIIGFSKSLAKELGRRGVTVNVVAPGYVDTDMTAELPEKAREELTGQIPVGRTARPEEIASAVLFLSSSLADYITGQVLLVDGGLAM; translated from the coding sequence ATGTCGTTCGATTTCAAAGGAAAGCATGTTCTGGTCACCGGTGGTACCCGCGGTATCGGCCGTTCCATCGCCGAGGCGTTTGCCGACGCCGGCGCGCGCGTAGCGTTTACGTTCCGCTCTTCCGTCGAGCAGGCCGAGGCCTTCCGCAAGGAACTCGAACAAAAAGGCACGGAGGCCCTAGCATTCCAGGTCGACGCTGCCTCGTTTGACGACGCGCAGAAGACCGTCGAGGCCATCATCGAGGCCTGGGGTTCGATCGACGTGGTGGTCAACAACGCCGGCATCACCCGCGACGGCCTCATGATCCGCATGTCGGAAGAGGACTGGGACGCGGTGATCGAGACGAATTTGAAGAGCGTATTCAACTACGCCAAGGCCGCCTACCGGCCGATGATGAAGCAACGCGCCGGCAAGATCGTCAACATTTCCTCGGTGGTCGGCGTTATGGGTAATGCCGGGCAGGCGAATTATGCCGCGTCCAAGGCCGGCATCATCGGGTTTTCGAAAAGTCTGGCCAAGGAACTGGGCCGCCGCGGGGTGACCGTCAACGTCGTCGCGCCCGGTTATGTCGATACCGACATGACCGCAGAACTGCCTGAAAAGGCGCGTGAGGAACTGACCGGTCAGATTCCGGTAGGCCGCACGGCCCGCCCGGAAGAAATCGCCTCCGCCGTCCTTTTTCTGTCCTCCTCCCTTGCGGACTATATTACGGGGCAAGTGCTCCTGGTTGATGGCGGCCTGGCCATGTAG
- a CDS encoding beta-ketoacyl-ACP synthase III — protein MLQAAITAVGHYLPSYRLTNAELEKMVDTTDEWIRTRTGIRERRILKEEGKATAFMAAEAAREALQKRGIGAEEIDLIIVATVTPDMVFPATACLVQAQIGATRAWGFDLSAACSGFLFALSTGASFITSGRHKKVLVIGADKMSSIVDYTDRTTCVLFGDGAGAVLLEADTEGYGIVDTIEYTDGSNSAALCMPAGGSLKPASHDTVDARLHYAYQDGKTVFKYAVVGMADVAEEIMKRNELTGEDIRYLVPHQANQRIIDATARRMGVDNDKVMLNIERYGNTTAATIPLCLHDWEADLKKGDNLILTAFGGGFTWGAAYVKWAYNGADVHSTASAAARANA, from the coding sequence ATGTTGCAGGCTGCTATCACCGCCGTCGGTCACTATTTGCCCTCCTACCGGTTGACGAATGCCGAACTGGAAAAGATGGTGGATACCACGGACGAGTGGATCCGTACGCGCACCGGAATTCGTGAGCGCCGCATCCTGAAGGAAGAAGGCAAGGCTACCGCGTTCATGGCGGCCGAGGCGGCCCGCGAGGCGCTCCAGAAACGAGGCATCGGCGCCGAGGAAATTGACCTCATCATCGTGGCGACCGTGACGCCGGATATGGTGTTTCCCGCCACGGCGTGCCTGGTCCAGGCCCAGATCGGCGCGACGCGCGCCTGGGGCTTCGATTTGTCCGCCGCGTGCAGTGGATTCCTTTTCGCGCTGTCTACCGGCGCGTCGTTCATCACCTCCGGCCGGCACAAAAAGGTGCTCGTGATCGGCGCCGACAAGATGTCGAGCATCGTCGACTATACGGACCGCACGACGTGCGTTCTTTTTGGGGACGGCGCCGGCGCCGTGTTGCTGGAGGCGGACACCGAGGGGTATGGCATCGTCGATACGATCGAATATACCGACGGATCGAACTCCGCCGCGCTGTGCATGCCCGCCGGCGGCAGCCTGAAGCCGGCCTCGCACGACACGGTCGACGCGCGCCTGCATTATGCCTACCAGGACGGCAAGACGGTGTTTAAATACGCGGTGGTCGGGATGGCCGATGTGGCCGAGGAGATCATGAAACGGAACGAACTCACCGGCGAGGATATCCGCTACCTCGTTCCGCACCAGGCCAACCAGCGCATCATCGACGCGACCGCCCGACGCATGGGCGTGGACAACGACAAGGTGATGCTCAACATCGAGCGGTACGGCAATACGACCGCCGCGACGATCCCGCTGTGCCTCCATGACTGGGAGGCCGACCTCAAGAAGGGCGACAACCTGATTCTTACCGCTTTCGGCGGCGGATTCACCTGGGGCGCCGCGTATGTCAAATGGGCCTACAACGGGGCCGACGTCCATTCCACCGCCAGCGCCGCCGCGCGCGCCAACGCCTAA